Proteins encoded by one window of Bacteroidota bacterium:
- a CDS encoding TIGR03118 family protein, whose amino-acid sequence MHPTQRLIRIAAGALVAALSLLSVLVSGCRSDANTSPIDASLLSKQAAAMSLRGVHPAQQVNLVANSASYNPQRVDAGLLNPWGIAMTPTGIIWISVNHSSSSVIYDTNGIEKRPLVTIPTHGDSINGGAPTGVVFNPTSDFAIPSTGGASRFIFAGEDGIISAWGSGNHAIIAADRSEAEAVYKGLALASNGGHNFLYATNFKGGAVEVFDAHFQMVSNPGFQDPSIPAGFAPFGIQNVGGKLFVTYAKLKGPDNEDDESGPGNGYIDIYNPDGTLVSRFASQGTLNSPWAIARIPGEGFRGLEDAILVGNFGDGRINIFGSHGNFRGQLTDSARHPITIAGLWALAFRATPGSLGEDSGQPSGRLFFTAGPNDENDGIFGYLANFNRAGDLGDNDHDGQGDDDQGDDNQGG is encoded by the coding sequence ATGCATCCCACGCAGAGATTGATCAGGATTGCAGCGGGAGCGCTGGTGGCCGCGCTCTCTCTCCTCTCCGTGCTCGTATCCGGTTGCAGGAGCGATGCAAACACCTCTCCGATTGACGCGTCACTGCTGAGCAAGCAGGCCGCAGCCATGTCCCTGAGAGGGGTCCACCCGGCGCAACAGGTCAACCTTGTCGCAAACAGCGCGAGTTATAATCCGCAGAGGGTCGACGCAGGGCTATTGAACCCCTGGGGGATCGCCATGACACCCACGGGCATCATCTGGATATCCGTAAATCATTCGAGCTCCTCGGTGATCTATGATACCAACGGGATTGAAAAGCGCCCGCTCGTCACCATCCCCACCCACGGCGACAGTATCAACGGTGGCGCGCCGACCGGGGTGGTGTTCAACCCGACGAGCGACTTCGCCATCCCCTCGACCGGCGGGGCGAGCAGATTCATCTTCGCAGGCGAGGACGGAATCATTTCCGCCTGGGGTTCCGGCAATCACGCGATCATCGCGGCCGACCGTTCCGAAGCCGAAGCGGTGTACAAAGGTCTGGCACTGGCCAGCAACGGGGGTCACAACTTCCTCTACGCCACCAACTTCAAGGGCGGCGCCGTCGAGGTCTTCGACGCGCACTTCCAGATGGTCTCCAACCCCGGGTTTCAGGATCCCTCCATCCCTGCGGGATTTGCGCCGTTCGGCATCCAGAACGTCGGAGGAAAACTCTTCGTCACCTATGCAAAGCTGAAGGGGCCCGATAACGAAGACGACGAATCGGGGCCCGGGAACGGATACATCGATATCTACAATCCCGACGGAACGCTTGTCAGCCGTTTTGCGTCCCAGGGAACTCTTAATTCTCCCTGGGCCATCGCGCGTATCCCCGGGGAGGGATTCCGCGGCCTGGAAGACGCCATCCTCGTGGGTAATTTCGGCGACGGGCGGATCAATATCTTCGGCAGCCACGGTAATTTCAGGGGGCAGCTCACGGACAGCGCCCGCCATCCCATCACGATCGCCGGGTTGTGGGCTCTCGCGTTCCGGGCCACGCCGGGATCTCTCGGAGAGGATTCCGGCCAGCCGTCCGGCCGCCTCTTCTTCACCGCAGGGCCTAACGACGAGAACGACGGCATCTTCGGATACCTCGCGAACTTCAATCGGGCCGGCGATCTGGGAGACAACGATCATGACGGTCAGGGAGACGACGATCAGGGAGATGACAATCAGGGTGGGG
- a CDS encoding sigma-54 dependent transcriptional regulator, whose translation MERKKAQILIVDDDKAFRVATVALLQDEGYGVTAATNGDEATKQISERKFDLILSDLVMEGMNGIELLRHIKQETPDATVMMVTGFGSVQTAVEAMRHGAYDYLLKPCNNDELLIKVRRALGEREKTEELERLRSLLESTANFSNIISQNSKMKEVFKLVRQVAGTDVTVLVLGDTGTGKELIAKAIHLNSQRKEKPFVVVQCSAIPETLLESELFGYERGAFTGAARPRMGKFEEANGGTIFLDEISDVPLDLQTKLLRILQDKQVVRLGSNTTMTADVRIIAATNRDLDVMVSQGKFRDDLLYRLNVFPIALPPLRERLDDIPLLAEFFLQKHQSLARQPITGFAPAVIHAMMNDAWKGNIREMENLIKRAIIKTDGNLITSIELPSMMKGSGGRDDGTAIPSSAAIPYKEYLEHVTRDAEQKYLVRVLRECKGNLNQVARMMGVDRKTVYRKIEENQIDVSRFKDQHGVEKT comes from the coding sequence ATGGAACGGAAAAAGGCTCAGATACTGATCGTCGACGACGACAAGGCATTCCGCGTCGCCACCGTCGCGCTCCTTCAGGACGAGGGGTACGGGGTCACGGCCGCGACGAACGGAGACGAAGCGACGAAGCAGATAAGCGAAAGGAAATTCGATCTCATCCTTTCGGATCTCGTCATGGAGGGAATGAACGGCATCGAGCTCCTCCGGCACATCAAGCAGGAAACCCCCGACGCCACCGTCATGATGGTAACCGGGTTCGGGTCCGTCCAAACGGCCGTCGAGGCGATGCGGCACGGCGCCTACGACTATCTCCTCAAGCCGTGCAATAACGATGAACTATTGATCAAGGTGCGCCGGGCGCTCGGTGAGAGGGAAAAGACGGAAGAGCTGGAGCGGCTCCGCAGCCTGCTGGAATCCACGGCAAACTTTTCGAATATCATCAGCCAGAATTCGAAAATGAAGGAGGTCTTCAAGCTGGTGCGCCAGGTCGCCGGCACGGATGTGACGGTGCTTGTCCTGGGAGATACCGGCACCGGAAAGGAGCTCATCGCGAAGGCGATCCATCTGAACAGCCAGAGGAAGGAGAAACCGTTCGTGGTCGTCCAGTGCTCGGCGATTCCAGAGACCCTCCTGGAGAGCGAGCTCTTCGGTTACGAACGGGGCGCCTTCACCGGCGCTGCCCGGCCCCGGATGGGCAAGTTTGAGGAGGCGAACGGCGGCACGATCTTCCTCGACGAGATTTCCGACGTTCCGCTTGATCTCCAGACAAAACTCCTCCGCATCCTGCAGGACAAGCAGGTCGTGCGGCTCGGCAGCAACACGACGATGACCGCCGATGTGAGAATCATAGCCGCCACCAACCGGGACCTCGACGTGATGGTCTCCCAGGGAAAGTTCCGCGACGACCTCCTCTACCGGCTGAACGTCTTTCCGATCGCGCTTCCCCCGCTCCGCGAGCGCCTCGACGATATTCCCCTCCTGGCGGAGTTCTTTCTGCAGAAGCATCAGTCGCTCGCCCGGCAGCCCATCACCGGTTTCGCTCCGGCGGTGATTCATGCGATGATGAACGACGCCTGGAAGGGCAACATCCGGGAAATGGAGAACCTCATCAAGCGCGCAATTATTAAAACCGACGGGAACCTCATCACCTCGATCGAGCTTCCGTCGATGATGAAGGGTTCCGGGGGCAGGGACGACGGCACGGCGATCCCCTCGTCCGCCGCCATTCCGTACAAGGAGTACCTCGAGCACGTGACCCGCGACGCCGAGCAGAAATATCTGGTGCGGGTTCTCAGGGAGTGCAAAGGGAACCTCAACCAGGTCGCGAGGATGATGGGAGTCGACCGCAAGACAGTCTACCGCAAGATCGAAGAGAATCAAATCGACGTTTCCAGGTTCAAGGACCAGCACGGTGTTGAAAAAACCTAG
- a CDS encoding ATP-binding protein, translating into MKIRSKILLAIWGSVLVLLLITYFIVKYWTQVQVEARSTEALRSNYTTLRELTSLRSEEIAKSCEIVAETPRLKAVVEIRDPNTATQLSEELNKSLMSDLLLVKDARGKLLVRIVDGKPDIARTPVRDDAGLPAGTVASPQDVRFLNGAIYRCATAPITVGPDTLGSLTLGFRIERSDLDAIKAMTNSDVVLLHGDSIVSSTLPGDAEAAFSEWIRAAGASGARAVLDAPQPDETTVASIATANDQYLGKSFLIGGNRLESRVPIVIVVLRPVAREVQAALKPVFNAFFVLSILVLLVTAALGFVISQGITHPIAALVRGTGEISRGNYDYAIAVGSDKEIRFLAEKFTEMSLALKDKMNQLAVRNSEMEEALRQLKEMQTELVKSERLAATGKLTAQLSHEINNPVHNIQSCLQTLLKRFNEPGTDARGRELLDTALEEVTRLARLTRQMLDVYRTSMVEIEREPLSLNDVIQDVVSTSAEVFRKQRIGVNLSLDPSLPPVQGSRDKLKQVFLNLFLNAKDAMPGGGTLTVQTCARNGAVIAQVEDTGVGIPPENINRVFDAFFTTKSKVSGVGLGLSVTYGIIRQHAGSISVKSSAGKGAAFSVTLPAIQ; encoded by the coding sequence ATGAAAATCCGCAGCAAAATCCTCCTCGCGATCTGGGGCTCGGTCCTCGTTCTGCTGCTGATCACCTATTTCATCGTGAAGTACTGGACTCAGGTCCAGGTGGAGGCCCGTTCGACCGAAGCCCTCCGCAGCAACTATACCACACTGCGCGAGCTGACCTCCCTGAGATCCGAAGAGATTGCAAAATCGTGCGAGATTGTCGCCGAAACCCCCCGCCTCAAGGCGGTCGTCGAGATACGGGATCCCAACACCGCCACGCAGCTTTCGGAGGAACTGAACAAGAGCCTGATGAGCGATCTCCTCCTGGTGAAGGACGCACGGGGGAAGTTGCTGGTCCGGATTGTCGACGGAAAGCCCGACATCGCGCGCACGCCCGTCCGCGATGACGCCGGATTGCCGGCCGGAACCGTAGCGTCGCCGCAGGACGTGCGATTCCTGAACGGAGCCATCTACCGTTGCGCGACAGCCCCGATCACCGTCGGGCCGGATACGCTCGGCTCTCTCACGCTCGGTTTTCGCATCGAGAGATCGGACCTCGATGCGATCAAGGCGATGACCAACAGCGATGTTGTTCTGCTCCACGGCGACTCGATCGTGAGTTCGACCCTGCCCGGTGATGCGGAAGCGGCATTCTCGGAGTGGATCCGGGCCGCGGGCGCTTCCGGGGCTCGCGCCGTTCTGGATGCTCCGCAGCCGGACGAGACGACCGTCGCGTCCATCGCGACGGCGAACGATCAATACCTCGGCAAATCATTTCTGATCGGAGGCAACCGGTTGGAATCACGCGTTCCGATCGTGATCGTCGTCCTCAGGCCTGTCGCGCGGGAGGTTCAGGCCGCGCTGAAACCCGTCTTCAACGCGTTTTTTGTCCTTTCGATACTTGTGTTGCTTGTGACGGCGGCGCTCGGCTTCGTGATCTCGCAGGGCATCACACACCCGATCGCCGCGCTCGTGCGCGGAACCGGCGAGATCAGCCGGGGCAACTACGACTATGCGATCGCGGTCGGAAGCGACAAGGAAATACGGTTTCTCGCCGAGAAGTTCACCGAGATGAGCCTCGCCTTGAAGGACAAGATGAACCAGCTCGCGGTCCGCAATTCGGAAATGGAGGAAGCCCTCCGCCAGCTGAAGGAGATGCAGACCGAACTGGTAAAATCGGAACGCCTCGCGGCGACCGGAAAGCTCACGGCACAGCTTTCCCACGAGATCAACAACCCGGTTCACAACATACAGAGCTGTCTTCAGACGCTCCTGAAGAGGTTCAACGAGCCCGGAACGGACGCCCGGGGGCGGGAGCTGCTGGACACCGCGCTCGAAGAAGTCACGCGGCTCGCACGGTTGACGCGTCAAATGCTCGACGTCTACCGCACCTCGATGGTGGAAATCGAACGCGAACCCCTTTCCCTTAACGACGTGATCCAGGACGTCGTCTCGACCTCCGCCGAGGTCTTCCGGAAGCAACGGATCGGCGTCAATCTCTCGCTCGACCCGTCTCTCCCGCCGGTCCAGGGTTCGAGGGATAAACTCAAGCAGGTCTTTCTCAATCTCTTTCTCAACGCCAAGGACGCGATGCCGGGGGGCGGAACGCTGACGGTCCAGACCTGCGCCCGGAACGGCGCCGTAATCGCCCAGGTGGAAGACACCGGCGTCGGTATCCCGCCCGAGAACATCAACCGGGTCTTCGACGCGTTTTTCACCACCAAGAGCAAGGTCAGCGGCGTGGGCCTCGGACTTTCGGTCACCTACGGCATTATCAGGCAACATGCGGGAAGCATCTCTGTCAAGAGCAGCGCGGGAAAAGGGGCCGCCTTCAGCGTGACGCTCCCCGCCATCCAATAA
- a CDS encoding carboxypeptidase regulatory-like domain-containing protein produces the protein MRRFPQHLLLISPRRRSDFLSGCLLGALGSFFFFAVSRTDAQPVTGSIRGTILLPETNEFMEELLRERSLTRYEMHLHGSNEPVEPYRPSETAVVYLEAVPAPAGGYDPPAAHPQLNQSQMLFRPLVLPVLVGSTVDFPNNDNLFHNVFSYSQPREFDLGRYPRGQLRSVRFDRTGVVNVYCDIHSYMYATILVLENPYYAVPDEDGSYTIENVPAGSYKLVFWYGRKKVSAKSVTVEEKKTTVVNLGF, from the coding sequence TTGCGACGCTTCCCACAGCACCTTCTTTTGATTTCTCCGCGCAGGCGAAGCGACTTCCTCTCCGGCTGCCTTCTCGGAGCGCTCGGGTCCTTTTTTTTCTTCGCGGTCTCCCGCACGGACGCTCAACCGGTGACGGGTTCGATTCGCGGAACAATTCTGCTCCCGGAGACGAACGAATTCATGGAGGAGTTGCTGCGGGAGCGGTCGCTTACCCGGTACGAGATGCACCTCCACGGTTCAAACGAGCCTGTCGAGCCGTACCGTCCGTCGGAGACGGCGGTCGTCTATCTTGAAGCGGTTCCCGCACCGGCCGGCGGTTACGATCCCCCCGCCGCTCACCCGCAGCTGAACCAGTCGCAGATGCTCTTCCGCCCTCTGGTGTTGCCCGTTCTTGTCGGATCGACTGTGGACTTCCCCAACAACGACAACCTGTTCCACAACGTCTTCTCGTATTCGCAGCCGAGGGAATTCGACCTTGGGCGCTACCCCCGCGGACAACTGAGATCGGTGCGTTTCGACCGGACAGGCGTGGTGAACGTCTACTGCGATATTCATTCCTACATGTACGCGACGATTCTCGTCCTCGAGAATCCCTATTACGCCGTCCCCGATGAGGACGGCTCCTATACCATTGAAAACGTCCCGGCCGGCTCCTACAAGCTCGTCTTCTGGTACGGAAGGAAGAAAGTCAGCGCGAAATCCGTGACGGTCGAGGAGAAGAAAACGACGGTGGTGAACCTTGGATTCTAA
- a CDS encoding c-type cytochrome domain-containing protein, with amino-acid sequence METTKIKIRMEIFGILLFAAVAGSVFTGAGFGGDNKRVQSPDRERALPPVSFKRDVMPVFRRYCLSCHNEEAGNPSEFVPDSYESVMKNAKHGPVVVAGQPDSSHLLQKMSPSPPFGDPMPLKAKRPFPKDTLQLLWRWIKEGAKNN; translated from the coding sequence ATGGAAACGACAAAGATTAAAATCAGGATGGAGATTTTCGGGATCCTCCTCTTCGCCGCGGTGGCCGGGTCCGTCTTTACAGGCGCGGGGTTCGGAGGCGATAACAAGAGAGTTCAATCTCCGGACAGGGAGCGTGCCCTCCCCCCGGTCTCGTTCAAACGGGATGTCATGCCGGTGTTCCGGCGATACTGCCTCTCCTGCCACAACGAGGAAGCGGGTAATCCGAGCGAGTTCGTCCCGGATAGTTACGAGAGCGTCATGAAGAATGCAAAACATGGCCCTGTGGTGGTGGCCGGACAACCCGATTCGAGTCATCTGTTGCAGAAGATGAGTCCGAGCCCCCCATTCGGCGATCCGATGCCGCTCAAGGCAAAGAGACCGTTTCCGAAGGACACGCTCCAACTGCTGTGGCGCTGGATCAAGGAAGGGGCAAAAAATAACTAG
- a CDS encoding plastocyanin/azurin family copper-binding protein, whose product MRAVLSLVALLALSAQAISQTTHTVVASGFTFSPDSIFIAPGDSVQFSLGSTIHNAAQVDKPVWDANGTTSNGGFMVPFGGGTIGLADTGIYYYVCQNHAPMGMKGIIRVGVLAAPNSITVESMADQDGSLATTGDRMLKNWRLKLYKDSVGSGIVVDSAGSESSITATNLPAGTYVAVEADSLPWSHISVSVDGVSQGPTSLHQWPVTVSSGEDRTIDFINFAPHTIINSGFTFVPDSFTIPAGDTIHFVLEMMHTAREVSQSTWLANDTVSNGGFDLRFGGGSAVLNTLGMHYYICIPHAPIGMKGRILVASPGSFFTVHRNVAAGWNMVSLPVDATDRHVTALYPNAVSRAFAYQGSYTPETILSAGAGYWLKFNTGQTVSVTGFPVVRDTIDALKGWNMVGSIAFPRASASVVSNPSGIINSPFFGFSGSYFVADTILPGFGYWVRLSEQGKLIIDTSSAAATPRTLSEGNFLGGASRLVIRDAADHERTLYVVEEGPDTDPPPSFAELPPLPPQGAFDVRFASGQSLKILRAHESGEFPVLLSSVSYPIDLSWAMNSPGRGILLRLDGKSIGLTGTGSIRITAAVGRMSLAVVNAPSLPVEYALSDAYPNPFNPATVIGYSLPAQSRVLVRVYNILGQLITTLVDATEGAGQKFVSWDAGEKASGLYFVRLDATAATGPVRSFTRAIKVVLQK is encoded by the coding sequence ATGCGAGCAGTGTTATCCCTTGTCGCCCTCCTGGCTCTCTCCGCCCAGGCGATTTCTCAGACGACGCACACCGTCGTGGCCTCGGGATTCACGTTTTCTCCCGATAGCATCTTCATCGCGCCCGGCGATAGCGTCCAGTTTAGTCTCGGATCGACCATCCACAATGCCGCGCAGGTGGACAAGCCGGTATGGGATGCCAACGGCACCACCTCAAACGGCGGGTTCATGGTCCCCTTCGGCGGAGGCACGATCGGCCTGGCCGACACCGGGATCTACTATTACGTCTGTCAGAACCACGCCCCGATGGGAATGAAAGGGATCATTCGCGTCGGCGTCCTCGCCGCGCCGAATTCGATCACGGTCGAGAGCATGGCCGACCAGGACGGAAGCCTTGCGACAACCGGCGACCGTATGCTGAAAAACTGGCGCCTGAAGCTCTACAAGGACTCCGTCGGCTCGGGGATTGTCGTCGATTCCGCGGGCTCGGAGAGCTCGATCACTGCGACGAACCTTCCGGCGGGAACGTACGTAGCGGTCGAAGCGGACAGCCTTCCGTGGAGCCACATCTCGGTAAGCGTCGACGGGGTCTCCCAGGGCCCGACCTCCCTTCATCAATGGCCGGTGACCGTGAGCTCCGGGGAGGACCGCACGATCGACTTCATCAATTTCGCGCCTCATACGATCATCAATTCCGGATTCACGTTCGTTCCGGACAGTTTCACCATTCCGGCGGGAGATACCATCCATTTTGTTCTGGAAATGATGCACACGGCCAGGGAGGTGAGCCAGTCGACGTGGCTTGCCAACGATACGGTCTCCAATGGAGGGTTCGATCTCCGCTTCGGGGGCGGTAGCGCGGTTCTCAACACGCTCGGCATGCACTACTATATCTGTATTCCCCACGCCCCGATCGGGATGAAGGGAAGAATTCTCGTCGCATCCCCGGGATCGTTTTTCACCGTTCACCGGAATGTCGCGGCCGGATGGAACATGGTCTCGCTCCCGGTCGACGCGACCGACCGGCACGTGACGGCGCTCTACCCCAACGCCGTTTCGCGCGCGTTCGCGTACCAGGGGTCCTACACTCCCGAGACAATTCTTTCGGCCGGCGCCGGCTATTGGCTGAAGTTCAACACCGGTCAAACGGTTTCCGTGACCGGATTCCCTGTCGTGCGCGATACCATCGACGCCTTGAAGGGATGGAACATGGTCGGCTCTATCGCGTTCCCGCGGGCGAGCGCGTCGGTTGTTTCGAACCCGTCCGGAATTATCAATTCGCCCTTCTTCGGGTTCAGCGGCTCCTATTTTGTCGCCGACACGATTCTGCCCGGGTTCGGCTACTGGGTGCGTCTGAGCGAGCAGGGGAAACTGATTATAGATACTTCATCCGCCGCCGCGACCCCGCGCACGCTGAGCGAGGGCAACTTCCTCGGTGGTGCGAGCCGTCTGGTCATTCGCGACGCCGCGGACCATGAGCGAACGCTCTATGTCGTGGAAGAAGGCCCGGATACCGATCCGCCCCCCTCGTTCGCCGAGCTCCCGCCCCTCCCGCCGCAGGGTGCGTTCGACGTACGGTTCGCGTCGGGCCAATCGTTGAAGATCCTGCGCGCGCACGAATCGGGTGAATTTCCGGTGTTGCTCTCGTCTGTCTCCTACCCGATCGATCTCAGCTGGGCGATGAATTCGCCGGGAAGGGGAATCCTTCTTAGGCTGGACGGGAAGTCGATCGGGCTCACCGGGACGGGCTCAATCCGGATCACGGCGGCGGTCGGCAGGATGTCCCTCGCCGTGGTGAACGCTCCGTCCTTGCCCGTGGAGTACGCTCTCTCGGATGCTTACCCCAACCCGTTCAATCCGGCGACGGTCATCGGGTACAGCCTCCCGGCTCAAAGCCGGGTGCTTGTCCGGGTTTATAATATCCTGGGACAGCTCATTACAACCCTCGTCGATGCCACCGAGGGGGCGGGGCAAAAGTTTGTATCGTGGGATGCGGGCGAAAAGGCGAGCGGGCTCTACTTCGTCAGGCTCGACGCGACCGCCGCAACCGGGCCCGTTCGCTCCTTCACGCGGGCGATCAAGGTGGTCCTGCAGAAATGA
- a CDS encoding plastocyanin/azurin family copper-binding protein, with protein sequence MKRTAVLYMFIALASIVSGLAGCKGDSPSDGSGGTPPGTPPANTFVMQPMSFSPSSMTVAIGTVVTWKNSDGIAHTSTSDTPGLWDTGNMNPGTSKTTTFNTAGTFGFHCTYHAAMGMTGTITVH encoded by the coding sequence ATGAAGCGAACAGCAGTGTTGTACATGTTCATCGCCCTGGCGAGTATCGTCTCCGGGCTCGCCGGATGCAAGGGGGATTCTCCGTCGGACGGGTCCGGCGGCACACCCCCGGGAACCCCGCCGGCGAACACATTCGTCATGCAGCCGATGAGTTTCAGTCCGAGCAGCATGACGGTCGCGATAGGGACTGTCGTCACGTGGAAGAACAGCGACGGCATCGCGCACACTTCGACGAGCGACACTCCGGGGTTGTGGGACACGGGGAACATGAATCCGGGGACGAGCAAGACGACGACCTTCAACACCGCGGGGACGTTCGGGTTCCACTGCACGTATCATGCCGCCATGGGAATGACCGGAACGATCACGGTGCACTAA
- a CDS encoding RNA-binding protein yields the protein MNIHVGNLPLDVTEQELRTLFEPSGTIESIDIISNLRTHEPLGYGFVVMQTDEGGKHAIETLNGTNLRGKAITVAPANRPGGRRKSSFRKPRPQ from the coding sequence ATGAATATTCATGTCGGCAATCTGCCCCTCGATGTCACCGAGCAGGAATTACGGACACTCTTCGAACCGTCCGGCACGATTGAATCGATCGATATCATCTCGAACCTCCGCACGCACGAACCGCTCGGGTACGGCTTTGTGGTCATGCAAACCGATGAGGGGGGAAAGCACGCGATCGAAACGCTGAACGGAACCAACCTGAGGGGGAAGGCGATCACGGTCGCCCCGGCGAACAGGCCGGGAGGACGAAGAAAGTCTTCGTTCAGGAAGCCCCGCCCTCAGTGA
- a CDS encoding RNA-binding protein, translating into MRLYVGNLSRDVTEEDLKEAFQAFGQIAEATIVKDRFNSVSKGFAFVEMPVEAEAKAAIEALHGKELKGRSLDVNEARPRPERSSRGGYGGDNRGGGGRRGGGGRRSW; encoded by the coding sequence ATGAGACTCTACGTCGGAAATTTGTCGAGAGATGTCACAGAAGAGGATTTGAAGGAAGCGTTTCAGGCTTTCGGTCAGATCGCCGAGGCGACGATCGTGAAGGATCGTTTCAACAGCGTCTCAAAAGGGTTTGCCTTTGTCGAAATGCCGGTCGAAGCGGAAGCGAAGGCCGCCATCGAGGCGCTGCACGGTAAAGAATTGAAAGGGCGGTCGCTCGATGTCAACGAAGCGAGACCCCGTCCCGAGCGTTCATCGCGCGGCGGCTACGGCGGCGACAACCGCGGCGGCGGCGGGCGTAGAGGCGGCGGCGGACGAAGGTCCTGGTAA
- a CDS encoding MFS transporter: MPAEPKRSSESALKGLRLIFRTLAYRNYRLFFGGQIISLTGTWMQQVALIWLVYRMTNSPFLLGLVGFSGQMPSFLLSPFAGVIADRFNKHRILVITQSLSMLQASVLAALTLTGSLAVWHILALSIFLGVINAFDVPTRQSFLLDMIENRDDISNAIALNSSMFNAARLVGPSIAGIIIATLGEGLCFLLNAVSYLAVIGALLAMKITRRPPVKKPEGVLSGFAEGFRYVFRFKPIRSILLLLALISLMGMPYSTLMPIFARDILHGGAHTLGFLMGATGVGALTGALILASRKNAVGLTRWIPAAAGLFGAGLVAFSLSATTWLSVGLLFIVGLGLMVQMASSNTILQTIAEDDKRGRVMSFYAVSFMGMAPFGSLLAGSLAGTIGAPGTLLISGCACLAGTIVFTAKLPAIRKQIRPIYVKLGLVPEFKGGAIRMTEVAIPPEQ; encoded by the coding sequence ATGCCGGCCGAACCGAAAAGATCCTCTGAATCGGCACTGAAGGGTCTCAGGCTCATCTTCCGCACGCTGGCCTACCGGAATTACCGCCTCTTTTTCGGCGGACAGATCATTTCGCTCACCGGAACCTGGATGCAGCAGGTGGCGCTGATCTGGCTCGTCTACCGGATGACAAATTCCCCCTTCCTCCTGGGACTGGTGGGATTCTCGGGACAGATGCCCTCCTTCCTCCTGAGCCCGTTCGCCGGCGTCATCGCGGACCGGTTCAACAAGCACCGCATCCTCGTCATCACGCAATCGCTCTCCATGCTCCAGGCGTCCGTCCTCGCCGCGCTCACGCTCACCGGCAGCCTGGCCGTCTGGCATATCCTTGCGCTGAGCATCTTCCTCGGCGTCATCAATGCATTTGACGTGCCGACCCGGCAGTCGTTCCTTCTCGACATGATCGAAAACCGGGACGATATTTCGAACGCGATCGCGCTGAACTCCTCGATGTTCAATGCCGCCCGGCTTGTGGGACCGTCGATCGCCGGAATCATCATCGCCACGCTCGGGGAGGGCCTCTGTTTTCTGCTCAATGCGGTGAGTTATCTTGCGGTGATCGGCGCCCTGCTTGCGATGAAGATCACCCGCCGGCCGCCGGTGAAGAAACCGGAAGGGGTCCTGTCCGGATTCGCGGAAGGGTTCCGGTACGTGTTTCGGTTTAAGCCGATCAGGAGCATTCTGCTCCTCCTCGCTCTCATCAGCCTCATGGGGATGCCCTACTCCACGCTCATGCCGATCTTTGCGAGGGACATCCTTCACGGAGGCGCGCATACGCTCGGGTTTCTCATGGGAGCAACCGGCGTCGGCGCCCTGACCGGCGCGCTGATACTCGCTTCCCGGAAGAACGCCGTCGGACTGACCCGGTGGATCCCCGCCGCCGCGGGACTCTTTGGCGCCGGCCTCGTCGCTTTTTCGCTCTCTGCCACGACGTGGCTGTCGGTCGGCCTCCTGTTCATCGTCGGGCTGGGCCTGATGGTGCAAATGGCGTCGAGCAACACGATCCTTCAGACGATCGCAGAGGACGACAAGAGGGGGCGTGTGATGAGCTTCTACGCCGTGTCGTTCATGGGCATGGCGCCGTTCGGGAGCCTGCTCGCCGGAAGTCTCGCCGGAACGATCGGAGCCCCGGGCACCCTCCTGATCAGCGGGTGCGCCTGCCTCGCCGGGACCATCGTCTTCACCGCGAAGCTTCCCGCGATCCGGAAGCAGATTCGACCCATCTACGTCAAACTGGGCCTCGTCCCGGAATTCAAGGGAGGCGCGATAAGGATGACGGAAGTGGCGATTCCGCCCGAGCAGTGA